In Paenibacillus sp. G2S3, a single window of DNA contains:
- a CDS encoding sialidase family protein, whose amino-acid sequence MVNIQISPSTSAQFEPTIAVNWLNPSVMVAVAVDLRSGPPNIGLYKSIDAGATWTTTLLPLPTGFAGIEAPHIDYIFPTTFVVLAHAFDSDGLSGSIVSYTSVDNASSFGPPVIVNQGFGQFVNDDQVVVVTDKAGSSPYFGNVYTGYTHDYNTQFIPGNTIFFNRSLDSGDTYFSPALLSSVEEFEEFPGIAITLNGIVVVGWINQPPGNTDLKIRTSPDGGVTFTPETMVDTVVVPPDPLPGYSFRCLTYPSLAADISNAPTTQGNVYAVWQDFREGYADIFLATSTDFGVDWGTPISITGSPAGSQNFFPAITVSPADGAIFVTYYTNRVNPLNLDVYLATSRDGGMTFTNTRITTTSFDVTGITLIGDYIGNAIVPQTGRLVSVWTDTRTGTENIWFGDNQ is encoded by the coding sequence ATGGTTAATATTCAAATTTCGCCGAGCACAAGCGCTCAATTCGAGCCAACGATCGCGGTAAATTGGCTTAATCCTTCGGTGATGGTTGCCGTTGCTGTAGACCTTCGGTCAGGCCCTCCCAATATAGGTTTATACAAATCTATTGACGCAGGTGCCACTTGGACAACAACATTATTACCGCTACCTACAGGATTTGCAGGCATCGAAGCACCACATATTGATTATATTTTTCCAACCACGTTCGTAGTATTGGCTCATGCCTTCGATTCAGATGGTCTCAGCGGGTCGATTGTTTCCTATACCTCTGTCGACAACGCCTCTTCATTCGGACCGCCAGTCATCGTGAATCAAGGGTTTGGACAGTTTGTGAATGATGACCAGGTGGTCGTTGTCACCGACAAGGCTGGATCAAGTCCCTATTTTGGAAATGTATATACTGGTTATACGCATGATTACAACACCCAATTCATACCAGGAAATACGATATTCTTCAATCGTTCCCTAGATAGCGGTGATACCTATTTCAGTCCCGCCCTGCTGTCTTCGGTCGAAGAATTTGAAGAATTCCCCGGTATAGCAATCACATTAAATGGGATTGTTGTCGTGGGATGGATCAATCAGCCTCCCGGTAATACTGATCTTAAAATTCGCACATCCCCAGACGGTGGAGTCACTTTTACGCCTGAAACCATGGTCGACACCGTTGTAGTCCCACCAGATCCATTGCCGGGATATTCATTTAGATGTCTGACATATCCTTCACTCGCAGCGGATATTTCTAATGCACCGACAACGCAAGGTAATGTCTATGCTGTATGGCAAGATTTCCGAGAAGGTTATGCCGATATTTTTCTTGCTACTTCCACTGATTTCGGTGTGGATTGGGGCACACCAATATCCATTACGGGTAGTCCAGCGGGCTCCCAAAACTTTTTCCCAGCCATCACCGTGTCCCCTGCGGATGGCGCAATATTCGTTACCTATTACACTAATCGAGTCAATCCCCTCAACCTTGATGTTTATCTAGCTACATCTAGAGATGGCGGTATGACGTTTACAAACACCCGTATAACGACAACTTCCTTTGACGTCACCGGCATTACCCTTATTGGGGACTACATTGGCAATGCCATCGTCCCCCAAACAGGCCGTCTAGTGAGCGTATGGACGGACACGCGGACCGGTACAGAGAACATTTGGTTTGGTGATAATCAATAA
- a CDS encoding Rrf2 family transcriptional regulator, producing MKISTKGRYGLTIMMELALKFGEGPTSLKSIAEKNGLSEHYLEQLIAPLRNAGLVKSIRGAYGGYILSREASAITAGDIIRVLEGPISPVDFTEEDDAAKRDLWLRIRDSIADVLDSTTLHDLINYKEESLADNYMFYI from the coding sequence TTGAAAATATCAACCAAAGGACGTTACGGACTAACAATTATGATGGAGCTTGCACTGAAATTTGGTGAAGGACCGACCTCACTTAAGAGTATCGCTGAGAAAAATGGACTTTCTGAACACTATCTGGAGCAGCTAATCGCTCCTCTGCGTAACGCAGGACTTGTAAAAAGTATTCGTGGTGCATACGGTGGATATATTTTATCACGTGAGGCCAGCGCTATTACAGCGGGTGACATCATTCGTGTGCTAGAGGGACCCATTTCTCCTGTGGATTTCACTGAAGAGGATGACGCGGCAAAACGCGATTTATGGCTGCGTATTCGCGATAGCATTGCCGACGTACTGGATTCCACAACGCTTCATGACTTGATTAATTATAAAGAAGAGAGCTTGGCAGACAACTATATGTTCTATATCTAA
- the mnmA gene encoding tRNA 2-thiouridine(34) synthase MnmA: MTKAKQDTRVVVGMSGGVDSSVTALLLKQQGYDVIGIFMKNWDDTDEFGVCTAESDAEDVRRVCEQIDIPYYTVNFEKEYFDKVFSYFLDEYKAGRTPNPDVMCNREIKFGEFLNKALQLGADYVATGHYARVIEEDGVYKLLRGVDNNKDQTYFLNALGQYQLSKAMFPIGHLPKPEVRRIAEEAGLYTAKKKDSTGVCFIGERNFREFLSQYLPAQSGDMVDIATGEIKGRHDGLMYYTLGQRQGLGIGGSGNGEPWFVAEKDLSRNILYVVQGDKHHSLYSTSLIASGVNWINGQELGSEPLKCTAKFRYRQPDQGVTLTAREDGTINVAFDVPQKAITPGQAVVFYLGEQCLGGGTIEYAEKVVPSAQV; this comes from the coding sequence ATGACAAAAGCAAAACAAGACACCCGTGTCGTCGTCGGCATGTCCGGAGGGGTCGATTCCTCCGTCACGGCGCTTCTGCTCAAGCAGCAGGGCTATGACGTCATCGGCATCTTCATGAAAAACTGGGACGATACCGACGAGTTCGGAGTATGTACGGCCGAAAGCGATGCAGAGGATGTTCGCCGCGTATGCGAGCAGATTGATATTCCTTACTATACCGTTAATTTCGAGAAGGAATACTTTGATAAAGTATTTTCTTATTTCCTCGATGAATATAAGGCCGGCCGGACGCCAAATCCTGACGTCATGTGCAACCGCGAGATTAAGTTTGGAGAATTTTTGAACAAAGCCCTTCAGCTTGGTGCCGATTATGTTGCTACTGGACATTACGCACGTGTTATAGAAGAAGATGGTGTGTACAAGCTGCTACGCGGTGTAGACAACAACAAAGACCAAACCTATTTCTTGAACGCGCTGGGACAGTATCAACTCTCTAAAGCAATGTTCCCGATTGGTCATCTTCCGAAGCCGGAAGTACGGAGAATTGCCGAGGAAGCTGGTCTCTATACTGCCAAGAAAAAAGACAGCACAGGCGTCTGCTTCATCGGCGAGCGTAACTTCCGTGAATTCCTCAGCCAATATCTCCCTGCACAATCGGGTGATATGGTAGATATAGCAACTGGGGAAATCAAGGGCCGCCACGATGGACTTATGTACTATACATTGGGTCAACGCCAAGGCCTTGGTATCGGTGGGTCCGGTAACGGCGAACCTTGGTTTGTGGCTGAGAAAGACCTTAGCCGTAACATTCTTTATGTTGTACAAGGAGACAAGCACCACAGCCTGTACTCCACTAGTCTGATTGCCTCCGGCGTGAACTGGATTAACGGACAAGAGCTAGGCTCTGAGCCGCTAAAATGCACCGCCAAATTCCGCTATCGCCAGCCAGATCAAGGCGTGACTCTTACTGCGCGGGAAGATGGAACAATAAATGTAGCCTTTGATGTTCCACAAAAAGCAATCACTCCTGGTCAAGCCGTTGTCTTCTATCTCGGCGAGCAATGTCTCGGTGGCGGCACGATCGAATATGCCGAGAAGGTTGTTCCTTCAGCGCAAGTTTAA
- a CDS encoding oligopeptide ABC transporter substrate-binding protein → MRKPIRSKALLVSLMFVMLFVLAACGSKNNNGAAESTAAPSASAPAETAEATAAPEAEDGLYNIKDFSNIKTNQGEAIDGGSITFGLVSDSPFEGTLNWNFYSGDPDAQVLNWFDEGLLTWDKDYVYTNDGAATYEVSEDGRTFTFTIRDNVNWQDGKPVTAEDWLFAHEVIGNPKYDGPRYGSDFTNIEGMDEYHSGKAKTISGIKVLGDKKLQITYLKSTPSLLTGGVWIYPLAKHIFGGMDVAKISSSPELRQKPIGFGAFKVESIVPGESVVFVKNDDYWRGAPKLDKVILKVINPTTIVQELKSGGVDLVDSFPVDQFPDNAKMSNVEFLGAIDRAYTYIGFKLGKWDAEKKVVATDPKAKMADVNLRKAMWAAVDNDTVGKKFYNGLRWNATTLIPPSHPEFHDATNPGVAYDQEAAKKILDDAGYKLNGEFRTNPDGSELKINFISMTGGDIAEPLAQYYVQSWKAIGLNVTLEMVEFNTFYDRIGQNGEDDPTVDVYQGAWGVGIDVDPTGLYGKDAIYNFPRYASAENDRLLAEGVSEAAFDVEKRKEIYKEWQQLMVNEIPVFPTLYRAVVVPVNNRVLNYAIGDGTGLYYNDIAVSADKAAVAQ, encoded by the coding sequence ATGAGAAAACCCATCCGTTCTAAGGCACTACTAGTTTCATTAATGTTTGTAATGTTGTTTGTCCTTGCAGCCTGCGGCTCCAAGAACAACAACGGAGCGGCTGAGTCAACAGCTGCACCAAGTGCCAGTGCCCCTGCGGAAACCGCAGAAGCGACGGCAGCGCCTGAAGCAGAAGACGGACTTTATAACATTAAAGATTTCAGTAACATTAAGACCAATCAAGGTGAAGCTATTGATGGAGGCTCGATTACTTTTGGACTCGTTTCTGACAGTCCATTTGAAGGTACTTTGAACTGGAACTTCTATTCTGGAGATCCGGATGCACAAGTGTTGAATTGGTTTGATGAAGGCTTGTTAACATGGGATAAAGACTATGTATATACAAATGATGGTGCAGCAACGTATGAAGTCTCGGAGGATGGACGTACCTTTACCTTTACAATACGCGACAATGTGAACTGGCAGGATGGAAAGCCAGTGACAGCAGAAGATTGGCTGTTCGCGCATGAGGTTATTGGTAATCCGAAATACGATGGACCGCGTTACGGTTCTGACTTTACTAATATTGAAGGTATGGATGAGTACCACTCTGGTAAGGCCAAGACCATTTCTGGAATTAAAGTACTGGGTGATAAGAAACTGCAAATTACTTACCTGAAATCTACACCTTCTCTGTTAACAGGTGGGGTATGGATTTATCCGTTAGCCAAACATATCTTTGGTGGTATGGATGTTGCTAAAATTTCCTCTTCTCCTGAATTACGTCAAAAGCCGATTGGCTTTGGAGCTTTCAAAGTGGAAAGCATCGTTCCTGGTGAATCTGTAGTATTCGTTAAAAATGACGATTACTGGCGTGGAGCTCCTAAACTGGATAAGGTAATTCTGAAGGTTATCAACCCTACAACGATTGTGCAAGAATTGAAATCTGGTGGAGTTGACTTAGTGGATTCCTTCCCTGTTGATCAATTCCCGGATAATGCAAAGATGTCAAACGTTGAATTCCTGGGTGCGATTGACCGTGCTTATACGTATATTGGATTTAAGCTGGGGAAATGGGATGCAGAGAAAAAAGTTGTTGCCACCGATCCTAAAGCTAAAATGGCGGATGTAAACCTGCGTAAAGCTATGTGGGCTGCTGTAGACAACGATACAGTGGGTAAGAAATTCTATAATGGTCTTCGCTGGAATGCAACAACTTTAATTCCACCGTCCCATCCGGAATTCCATGATGCTACTAATCCGGGCGTAGCTTACGATCAAGAAGCAGCCAAGAAAATTTTGGATGATGCAGGTTATAAGCTTAATGGTGAATTTAGAACGAATCCAGATGGCAGCGAGCTGAAGATTAATTTCATTTCGATGACTGGTGGAGACATTGCTGAGCCGCTGGCTCAATATTATGTACAATCATGGAAAGCCATTGGTCTGAATGTAACTTTGGAAATGGTAGAGTTTAATACCTTCTATGATCGCATTGGTCAAAATGGTGAGGATGATCCTACCGTTGATGTGTATCAAGGTGCTTGGGGTGTAGGGATTGACGTCGACCCAACAGGTCTATACGGTAAAGATGCAATCTATAACTTCCCTCGTTATGCAAGTGCAGAGAATGATCGCTTGCTCGCCGAAGGTGTTTCCGAGGCTGCATTTGATGTAGAAAAACGTAAAGAGATCTATAAAGAGTGGCAACAGCTCATGGTAAACGAAATTCCAGTATTCCCAACACTTTATCGTGCAGTAGTAGTTCCGGTTAACAACCGTGTCCTGAATTATGCGATTGGTGATGGCACTGGTCTCTACTATAACGACATCGCAGTATCTGCGGATAAAGCTGCAGTAGCTCAGTAA
- a CDS encoding ABC transporter permease — MAKTSAELALLQETDKSPSGFRIVWREIVRDKLALVSLIFLFTIIAAVYGISLFLDQKEIVTVDLFALYEKPSALHWLGTDYGGRDVFGQLIIGTRNSMSIAIMVTFFTGIIGILVGLFSGYFGGTVDNISMRVVDFFMILPFLMIVIAFVSAVPKYNTLTFSFIMTAFLWMGIARLIRSKTLQEKELDYVQASKTLGSSNLKIMFSQVLPNLSSIIIVTMTLNLAANIGLESGLSFLGFGFPESTPSLGTLVSYARNPQTLEFRWWIWLPASLLILVLMLSINNVGQALKRATDARQRKG; from the coding sequence ATGGCAAAGACAAGCGCAGAGCTAGCTCTGCTGCAGGAAACAGATAAAAGTCCATCAGGCTTCAGAATTGTGTGGCGTGAGATCGTGCGGGATAAACTGGCTTTGGTCTCACTGATTTTCCTATTTACGATTATTGCCGCCGTTTATGGGATTTCCTTATTTTTAGATCAAAAAGAAATTGTTACGGTTGATTTGTTCGCACTGTATGAGAAGCCTTCGGCTCTACACTGGCTGGGGACCGATTATGGAGGGCGGGATGTATTCGGTCAATTAATTATAGGCACACGAAATTCCATGTCTATTGCCATTATGGTTACTTTTTTTACGGGAATCATCGGTATTCTAGTAGGTTTGTTCTCTGGATACTTTGGGGGAACGGTAGATAATATTTCGATGCGTGTTGTAGATTTTTTCATGATCCTACCCTTTCTAATGATTGTTATAGCATTCGTAAGCGCAGTGCCTAAATACAATACGTTGACCTTCTCCTTTATCATGACTGCATTTCTTTGGATGGGGATTGCCAGGTTAATTCGTTCCAAGACGTTGCAAGAGAAGGAACTGGATTACGTTCAGGCATCTAAGACCCTAGGCTCCTCCAATCTTAAAATTATGTTCTCGCAAGTGCTGCCGAACCTAAGCTCAATCATTATCGTAACGATGACCTTGAATTTGGCAGCTAATATTGGATTGGAATCAGGCCTATCCTTTCTAGGTTTTGGTTTTCCAGAAAGTACACCCAGTCTAGGTACTCTAGTAAGCTATGCGAGAAATCCGCAAACGCTTGAGTTCAGATGGTGGATCTGGTTACCCGCATCACTGCTGATCCTGGTATTGATGTTGAGTATAAATAATGTGGGTCAAGCGCTCAAGCGTGCGACCGACGCAAGACAAAGAAAAGGATAA